A region of uncultured Carboxylicivirga sp. DNA encodes the following proteins:
- a CDS encoding gliding motility protein GldB, which yields MQAFIKKYWVYTVLILVLSSCGGGIKAPDVSDIHVEMESHLFFKDLFENGSEDIEKKAENLKEKYGTYFYAYCQKVIRIGNPDQPEFPENLKAFLDYDANRDVFEKCKEQYSEVDDIVKDAEQAFRYYKYYFPNITVPEIYFHISGFNQFVAVDSSWISVSVEKYLGEDCEFYEWLAEPQYMRKRMVREKIVPDIMKAVMLTTYAGGMNNNDVISNMIEEGKVLYFVHHMVPAIKETFLFDMSKEEVKWCEKFEADIWAGMVERKDLFNTDRMTIQKYTGDSPFTYYFGQDSPGRAAVYLGYQIVEAYMKNNPELTLDDLMRQKDGHMIFQQSRYRP from the coding sequence ATGCAAGCTTTTATTAAAAAATATTGGGTTTATACTGTTCTGATTTTAGTTTTATCATCATGCGGAGGAGGAATAAAGGCTCCGGATGTAAGCGATATTCATGTTGAAATGGAGTCGCATCTTTTTTTCAAAGATTTATTTGAGAATGGCAGCGAAGATATTGAAAAGAAGGCTGAAAATCTGAAAGAGAAGTATGGAACTTATTTTTATGCCTATTGTCAAAAAGTCATTCGAATAGGAAATCCCGATCAACCCGAGTTTCCTGAGAATCTTAAAGCATTTTTAGATTATGATGCTAACAGGGATGTTTTTGAAAAGTGTAAAGAACAGTATTCTGAGGTTGATGATATCGTAAAAGATGCAGAGCAGGCATTCAGATATTATAAATACTATTTTCCAAATATTACAGTGCCTGAAATTTACTTTCATATATCAGGGTTTAATCAGTTTGTTGCCGTCGATTCCAGCTGGATATCAGTGAGTGTTGAAAAATATCTTGGTGAGGATTGTGAGTTTTATGAATGGTTAGCCGAACCACAATATATGCGCAAGCGGATGGTACGTGAGAAAATTGTACCTGATATTATGAAAGCTGTGATGCTCACTACCTATGCTGGTGGGATGAATAATAATGATGTGATCAGTAATATGATTGAAGAAGGGAAAGTCTTGTATTTTGTTCATCATATGGTACCAGCTATTAAGGAAACCTTTCTTTTTGATATGTCGAAGGAGGAAGTCAAATGGTGTGAAAAATTTGAAGCTGATATATGGGCCGGCATGGTAGAGCGAAAAGACTTGTTTAATACCGATCGGATGACCATTCAGAAATATACAGGAGACAGTCCGTTTACTTATTATTTTGGACAGGATTCGCCGGGAAGAGCAGCTGTTTATCTGGGATATCAGATAGTAGAGGCATATATGAAAAATAATCCCGAACTTACGTTGGATGATTTGATGAGACAAAAGGATGGACATATGATTTTTCAACAATCAAGATATCGTCCATAA
- a CDS encoding 4Fe-4S binding protein: MAYVINEDCIACGTCIDECPVDAIAEGDIYKIDAEACTDCGTCADVCPTEAIHPA; encoded by the coding sequence ATGGCCTACGTAATTAATGAAGACTGTATTGCTTGCGGTACTTGTATTGATGAATGTCCAGTAGATGCTATCGCTGAAGGCGATATCTATAAAATTGATGCAGAAGCTTGTACTGATTGTGGTACTTGTGCAGATGTTTGCCCAACTGAAGCTATTCATCCAGCGTAA
- a CDS encoding nitrilase-related carbon-nitrogen hydrolase — protein MAKIGIIQFAPKLGQVSENIQTINELIASKRRCDLYVLPELANSGYRFKNRDEAVLYSERTTNSPFLNALVAIAVAKKAYLVSGFCERSGDKLYNSSVLIGPEGLIGVYRKLHLFLDEKDIFETGDLGLPVFDTPLGKIGMQICFDWMFPETWRVLAMKGAQLIAHPANLVLSYCQGVVQSYAIINKFFIATANRTGKERDLKFTGQSVLVSPEGIVLKRGDDEETKLIKLEVDLSQALNKQITPRNHALNDRRSDVYGDLNLN, from the coding sequence ATGGCGAAGATTGGGATTATTCAGTTTGCACCTAAGTTGGGGCAAGTCAGCGAAAATATTCAAACAATTAATGAGTTGATTGCATCTAAAAGACGATGTGATTTATATGTGTTGCCTGAGTTGGCTAATTCAGGTTATCGTTTTAAAAACCGAGATGAGGCGGTTCTGTATTCCGAACGCACCACTAATAGCCCATTTCTAAACGCATTGGTTGCCATTGCTGTAGCAAAGAAAGCTTATTTGGTTTCAGGCTTTTGTGAACGCTCGGGAGATAAGCTTTATAATTCATCGGTATTGATTGGACCTGAAGGATTAATTGGTGTATATCGCAAACTACATTTGTTTCTGGATGAGAAAGATATTTTTGAAACCGGTGATTTAGGTTTACCGGTTTTTGATACACCGTTGGGAAAAATTGGTATGCAAATATGTTTCGACTGGATGTTTCCTGAAACATGGCGGGTTTTGGCCATGAAAGGAGCTCAGTTGATTGCTCATCCTGCTAATCTGGTTCTGTCTTATTGTCAGGGAGTGGTTCAGTCTTATGCCATAATAAATAAGTTTTTTATCGCTACTGCTAATCGTACGGGTAAAGAACGGGATCTAAAATTTACAGGGCAATCGGTTTTGGTGTCACCAGAAGGAATAGTGTTAAAGAGGGGAGATGACGAAGAAACTAAATTAATAAAGCTTGAAGTGGATCTTTCGCAGGCTCTCAACAAACAAATTACTCCTCGTAACCATGCTTTGAATGATCGTCGTTCTGATGTTTATGGCGATTTAAATCTCAACTGA
- a CDS encoding porin family protein gives MQRKLLIMAGLLICILTNAQTEKKIRLGFLLSPQISWMTSDASSVNSNGSLFGYNFGVLVDRFFDTNYAFSTGLTINTGGGKLSYDATSELDKLNATYRLKYIEVPLSLKLLTNEFHRSRYFGQFGLYSQFNIKASDVDGNSISSDVNFFDMGYQLGGGMEYSLGGNTFLTVGLIYYGGFLDVTDYRVDDKSNLKRFAFQFGVIF, from the coding sequence ATGCAAAGAAAGCTTTTAATAATGGCAGGTTTGCTCATCTGTATCTTAACCAACGCCCAAACTGAGAAAAAAATACGTCTTGGATTTTTGTTAAGTCCTCAAATCTCATGGATGACTTCTGATGCTAGTTCTGTCAACTCAAACGGAAGCTTATTCGGATATAATTTTGGTGTATTAGTAGATCGATTCTTCGATACCAATTATGCATTCTCAACAGGATTAACCATCAATACAGGTGGTGGCAAATTATCTTATGATGCTACCAGTGAGCTTGATAAACTTAATGCTACTTATCGCTTAAAATACATCGAAGTACCACTTAGCCTAAAATTATTAACTAACGAATTTCATCGTTCACGTTATTTCGGACAGTTTGGATTATATTCGCAATTCAATATCAAAGCCTCCGATGTTGATGGAAACAGTATTAGCAGTGACGTAAACTTTTTTGACATGGGTTACCAATTAGGAGGCGGTATGGAATACTCATTGGGCGGCAACACATTCTTAACAGTGGGATTGATTTATTACGGCGGATTTTTGGATGTAACTGATTATAGAGTTGATGACAAGTCGAACCTTAAGCGATTTGCATTTCAATTTGGAGTAATTTTTTAA
- a CDS encoding Crp/Fnr family transcriptional regulator: MPVKKKSEGLDPTIKDITKLYNILSEEEKEYLLANHSTLYYKKNDIIYRESDKPTGLLCLGSGKVKIFKEGVGRREQIVRMASAPDFIGYRALFAEDLHIAAAEVIEPCIIFHVPRNVIYKLMQTNPALSMAFMKSMAKELGFARYRTVTLTQKHIRGRLAESLCVLKEVYGYEEDGETLSVYLSREDLANFSNMTTSNAIRTLTTFVNEKVLAVNGRVIKILDEDTLEKISRLG, encoded by the coding sequence ATGCCGGTAAAGAAGAAATCGGAGGGATTAGATCCAACCATCAAGGACATTACCAAACTCTATAATATCCTTAGTGAGGAAGAGAAAGAATATCTTCTTGCGAATCATTCAACCTTGTACTATAAGAAGAACGATATTATCTATCGTGAGAGTGATAAACCAACTGGCTTGCTTTGTCTGGGTTCAGGTAAAGTAAAAATTTTTAAAGAAGGTGTTGGTCGCAGAGAACAAATCGTAAGGATGGCCAGTGCCCCTGATTTCATTGGATACCGTGCCCTTTTTGCTGAAGACTTACACATTGCAGCGGCTGAGGTGATCGAACCATGCATCATTTTTCATGTTCCCCGTAACGTTATTTATAAATTGATGCAAACAAATCCAGCCTTATCAATGGCTTTTATGAAGTCGATGGCAAAGGAGCTGGGCTTTGCCCGATACAGAACGGTTACCCTTACCCAGAAACATATCCGTGGTCGTCTTGCCGAGAGCCTTTGTGTATTAAAGGAAGTATATGGTTATGAAGAAGACGGTGAAACCCTGAGTGTTTATTTATCGCGCGAAGATCTGGCGAATTTTTCAAATATGACCACATCCAATGCCATTCGTACTTTAACTACTTTTGTAAACGAAAAAGTTCTGGCAGTAAACGGACGGGTAATTAAGATATTGGATGAGGATACCCTTGAAAAAATATCACGCTTAGGTTAA
- a CDS encoding NAD+ synthase produces MKVVLAQLNYHIGNFESNSGKIISTIEKAKEEGAGLVVFSELAVCGYPSYDFLERKEFIEKCNESIDNIAKSCVGITAIVGAPEINPEPLGKNLYNAAYVLSNGSIQQIVRKTLLPNYDVFDEYRYFQPNNQFNLVDINGKKVALTICEDIWEDQPVANAFARDKLYTISPMDELMKQGPDFAINIAASPFSYTQVDVRQNIVRNKAKKYQIPFIYVNQVGANTELIFDGNSMAVNSKGEIIQSTQAFDEDVVTIDMDTIDQTAGTEPEKKETIGLIHDALVCGIRDYFAKMGFTKATLGLSGGIDSAVTVALAEKALGKENIRVLLLPSQYSSQHSIKDAVDLANNLDIEYNIVPIKEIFDTYNFIMGPLFEGKEEDVTEENMQARIRGTLLMALSNKFGHILLNTSNKSEAAVGYGTLYGDMNGGLSVLGDVYKTDVFKLARYINRNGEIIPENTIVKPPSAELRPDQKDSDSLPDYDVLDAILFKYIEKHESPADIINDGFDEATVKKAVRLVNMNEYKRFQTAPTLRVSGKAFGMGRRMPLVAKY; encoded by the coding sequence ATGAAGGTTGTATTGGCGCAATTGAATTATCATATTGGAAACTTCGAATCCAATTCAGGAAAGATTATCAGTACCATTGAGAAAGCCAAGGAAGAAGGAGCCGGATTGGTTGTTTTTTCAGAACTGGCAGTATGTGGTTATCCATCATACGATTTTCTGGAACGAAAGGAGTTTATCGAGAAGTGTAACGAATCAATTGACAACATTGCCAAAAGTTGTGTTGGTATTACTGCTATTGTTGGAGCTCCTGAAATTAATCCTGAACCACTAGGTAAAAACCTTTACAATGCAGCCTATGTTTTGAGCAATGGCAGTATTCAGCAAATCGTAAGAAAAACTTTATTACCAAATTACGATGTATTTGATGAGTATCGCTATTTTCAACCCAATAACCAATTTAATTTAGTTGATATAAACGGCAAAAAAGTAGCCCTTACTATCTGTGAAGATATTTGGGAAGATCAGCCTGTGGCCAATGCTTTTGCTAGAGATAAACTCTATACTATCTCTCCGATGGATGAGTTAATGAAACAAGGACCAGATTTTGCCATTAATATTGCAGCTTCTCCGTTCTCATACACTCAGGTAGATGTTCGTCAGAATATAGTTCGAAACAAAGCAAAAAAATATCAGATCCCATTCATCTATGTAAACCAGGTAGGTGCTAACACTGAACTTATCTTTGATGGGAACAGCATGGCTGTTAATTCAAAGGGTGAAATAATTCAGTCAACCCAGGCATTTGATGAAGATGTTGTGACGATTGACATGGATACTATTGATCAGACTGCCGGAACTGAACCTGAGAAAAAAGAAACCATCGGCTTAATACACGATGCCCTGGTTTGCGGTATTCGTGATTATTTTGCCAAGATGGGCTTTACCAAAGCTACTTTGGGACTTTCTGGTGGAATTGATTCTGCCGTAACAGTTGCCCTGGCTGAAAAAGCTTTGGGTAAAGAAAACATCAGAGTATTATTATTACCATCTCAGTATTCTTCACAACACAGTATTAAAGATGCTGTTGATCTGGCCAATAACCTCGATATTGAATACAACATCGTTCCAATCAAAGAAATATTTGACACGTACAACTTCATAATGGGGCCATTATTCGAAGGCAAAGAAGAAGATGTAACAGAAGAAAATATGCAGGCCCGTATTCGCGGAACCTTATTGATGGCTCTTTCGAATAAATTTGGTCACATCCTTTTAAACACTTCCAATAAGAGTGAGGCTGCCGTTGGATACGGAACACTTTACGGCGATATGAATGGAGGACTTTCGGTATTGGGTGATGTATATAAAACCGATGTTTTCAAATTAGCCCGTTACATCAACCGGAACGGAGAAATTATCCCTGAGAATACTATTGTTAAACCACCTTCAGCCGAGTTGCGTCCCGATCAGAAGGACTCTGACTCATTGCCTGATTATGATGTACTGGATGCCATACTTTTCAAATATATCGAAAAGCATGAATCACCGGCCGACATTATCAATGATGGCTTTGATGAGGCGACCGTAAAAAAAGCAGTTCGATTAGTTAATATGAATGAATACAAACGCTTTCAAACAGCACCTACATTAAGGGTTTCGGGTAAGGCGTTTGGCATGGGTCGCAGAATGCCTTTAGTAGCCAAATACTAA
- a CDS encoding 5-formyltetrahydrofolate cyclo-ligase, with protein sequence MFEKKELRKRIRLLKENFSKEDAAYQEELIYNTLIDSIDFKDAKNILLYWSMNDEVSTHDFILSYYNSKNIYLPVIKGDDLDIVLFTGEKCLMPGAKYGIPEPTGEPLKDESIIDLVIVPGVAFDNSGNRMGRGAGYYDRILKRVPQAKKLALAFDFQMVNKVPVEPHDIKMDKIIHP encoded by the coding sequence ATGTTTGAAAAGAAAGAATTACGTAAAAGGATCCGTCTGCTAAAAGAAAATTTTTCAAAAGAAGATGCAGCATATCAGGAAGAATTGATTTATAATACACTTATCGATTCAATTGATTTTAAAGACGCAAAGAATATCCTTCTCTACTGGTCGATGAATGATGAGGTATCGACTCATGACTTTATTTTGTCTTATTATAATAGCAAGAATATTTATTTGCCGGTTATTAAAGGAGATGACCTCGATATAGTGCTTTTTACCGGTGAAAAATGCCTGATGCCTGGTGCTAAATATGGTATTCCCGAACCTACTGGTGAGCCATTAAAAGATGAAAGTATAATTGATTTGGTAATTGTACCTGGTGTGGCTTTTGATAATTCAGGGAATCGAATGGGTAGAGGGGCTGGTTATTACGATCGTATTTTAAAACGTGTTCCACAGGCTAAAAAGCTGGCATTAGCTTTTGATTTTCAGATGGTGAATAAAGTGCCGGTTGAACCTCATGATATTAAGATGGATAAAATAATTCATCCATAA